A window of Festucalex cinctus isolate MCC-2025b chromosome 6, RoL_Fcin_1.0, whole genome shotgun sequence contains these coding sequences:
- the ddt gene encoding D-dopachrome decarboxylase, protein MPFVDLQSNLPASSFSEDFIKKMCSFVAAVLGKPVDRMHLIVKPGLPMLMAGSCSPCVSLSISAIGVCDTADKNKEHSAKLFEFLTRELALTEDRITIQFHSLQPHQVGKKGTVMSFL, encoded by the exons ATGCCGTTTGTCGACTTGCAGAGCAATTTACCAGCAAGCTCATTCTCcgaagattttattaaaaagatGTGTTCATTCGTTGCGGCTGTTTTGGGAAAGCCTGTTGAC AGAATGCACTTGATTGTGAAACCAGGTTTACCAATGTTGATGGCAGGATCTTGCTCTCCCTGTGTGAGCCTGTCGATATCTGCTATCGGAGTTTGTGACACTGCTGACAAGAATAAGGAGCAtagtgccaagctctttgagtTTCTGACCAGAGAACTTGCTCTGACTGAAGACAG GATTACCATTCAGTTCCACAGTTTGCAGCCTCACCAGGTTGGGAAGAAGGGAACGGTTATGAGCTTTCTATAA